In one window of Duganella dendranthematis DNA:
- a CDS encoding tetratricopeptide repeat protein: protein MTKFRLAHLGLVMAAIGFTAAAPLAGFSSVAYAAETVRAEIGKPLQEAQKLAAAGKNKEALAKLKETDSVGGKSANETYLIERTRASAAAAAGDNDAAAKAFESVINSGKLSAAEQPKFTQALAGIYYRAKDYPKAITWIQRALKDNPNDGQMHDLLIQTYYISGKYAEAAKELSNAKGASEQNLQMLANIQLKQNDKAGYVQTLEKLAGSYPKTSYWADLLNRVSGKPGFSPTLSLDVLRLRLVNGLLTKPSEYLEMAQLSLQAGNPAEAIKIIDQGYKKGILGTGSDAPRHQRLKDLAAKTQTEFDAKAATAEAEAVKAKDADALANLGYGLVSEGKADKGLPLMDQAVKLGTGRNPEAIKLHYGIAQSIAGKKPAALATLKTVKGTDGTADLARYWTLNINHPM from the coding sequence ATGACCAAGTTTCGTCTCGCTCATCTCGGCCTGGTAATGGCCGCTATTGGTTTTACCGCAGCAGCTCCACTCGCAGGTTTCTCGTCGGTCGCTTACGCCGCCGAAACGGTACGCGCAGAAATCGGCAAACCATTGCAAGAAGCACAGAAACTGGCCGCGGCCGGCAAGAACAAAGAAGCACTTGCCAAACTGAAAGAAACTGATTCTGTCGGCGGCAAATCCGCCAACGAGACCTATTTGATCGAGCGCACCCGCGCCTCGGCTGCAGCTGCTGCTGGCGATAACGACGCCGCCGCCAAAGCCTTTGAGTCGGTCATCAATTCGGGCAAGCTGTCGGCTGCCGAACAACCCAAATTCACCCAGGCCCTGGCCGGTATCTACTACCGCGCCAAGGACTACCCAAAAGCCATCACCTGGATCCAGCGCGCGCTGAAAGACAATCCAAACGATGGTCAGATGCATGACCTGCTGATCCAGACCTACTACATCAGCGGCAAGTACGCTGAAGCCGCCAAGGAACTGTCGAACGCCAAGGGTGCATCGGAGCAGAACCTGCAAATGCTGGCGAATATCCAGCTGAAGCAGAACGACAAGGCCGGCTATGTCCAGACGCTGGAAAAACTGGCCGGTTCGTATCCAAAAACCAGCTACTGGGCCGACCTGCTGAACCGCGTCTCGGGCAAGCCTGGCTTCTCGCCGACCCTGTCGCTGGACGTGCTGCGCCTGCGCCTGGTCAACGGCCTGCTGACCAAACCATCGGAATACCTGGAAATGGCCCAGCTGTCGCTGCAAGCCGGCAACCCGGCTGAAGCCATCAAGATCATCGACCAGGGCTACAAAAAAGGCATTCTGGGCACCGGCTCCGACGCGCCGCGCCACCAGCGTCTGAAAGACCTGGCCGCCAAGACCCAGACCGAGTTCGACGCCAAGGCCGCGACGGCTGAAGCCGAAGCCGTCAAAGCCAAAGACGCCGACGCACTGGCCAACCTGGGCTACGGCCTGGTGTCGGAAGGCAAAGCCGACAAGGGTCTGCCGCTGATGGATCAAGCCGTCAAGCTGGGCACCGGCCGCAATCCGGAAGCCATCAAACTGCACTACGGTATCGCTCAGAGCATCGCCGGCAAGAAACCTGCTGCGCTGGCAACCCTGAAAACCGTAAAAGGCACCGACGGCACCGCCGATCTGGCCCGCTACTGGACCCTGAACATTAATCACCCGATGTAA
- a CDS encoding bifunctional riboflavin kinase/FAD synthetase: protein MKVFRGLPNAAARAPCALTIGNFDGVHLGHQALLARVRAAATGLGLEAAVMTFEPHPREFFAQKAGDLSRAPARIANLRDKLQSLSDNGIDRVIVEHFSAPFAALTPQEFTEKVLVEGLHVKWLMVGDDFCYGARRAGNVQMLLEAGQKYGFHVETLPTVMNGSTRISSSAVRAALNQGDFPHAEALLGHPYAISGHVIHGQKLGRTLGFPTLNLRVPHRPALSGIFIVQVHGLAEQPLPAVASLGVRPTVDDSGRVLLEVHVFDFDQGCYGRQVRVEFLQKIRDEEKYIDLPTLTAAIHRDADIARAFFAQRMATAATDRI, encoded by the coding sequence ATGAAGGTATTTCGAGGTCTTCCCAATGCAGCGGCGCGCGCGCCGTGCGCGCTCACGATCGGCAATTTCGACGGCGTCCATCTCGGCCACCAGGCCTTGCTGGCCCGCGTGCGCGCGGCCGCCACCGGCCTGGGACTGGAAGCGGCCGTGATGACCTTCGAGCCGCATCCGCGCGAATTCTTCGCCCAGAAAGCCGGCGACCTGTCGCGCGCCCCGGCCCGCATCGCCAACCTGCGCGACAAGCTGCAATCGCTGTCCGACAACGGCATCGACCGCGTCATCGTCGAGCATTTCTCGGCGCCGTTCGCGGCGCTGACGCCGCAGGAGTTCACCGAAAAAGTGCTGGTCGAAGGCCTGCACGTCAAATGGCTGATGGTCGGCGACGACTTCTGCTACGGCGCCCGCCGCGCCGGCAATGTGCAAATGCTGCTGGAGGCCGGCCAGAAATACGGCTTCCACGTCGAGACGTTGCCGACCGTGATGAACGGCAGCACCCGCATCTCCTCCTCCGCCGTGCGCGCCGCGCTGAACCAAGGCGACTTCCCGCACGCCGAAGCGCTGCTGGGCCATCCGTACGCCATCTCCGGCCATGTGATCCACGGCCAGAAGCTGGGCCGCACGCTGGGCTTCCCGACGCTCAACCTGCGCGTGCCGCACCGCCCTGCGCTGTCCGGCATTTTCATCGTGCAGGTGCACGGCCTGGCCGAGCAGCCGTTGCCGGCCGTCGCCAGCCTGGGCGTGCGTCCGACCGTCGACGACAGCGGCCGCGTGCTGCTGGAGGTGCACGTGTTCGACTTCGACCAGGGCTGCTACGGCCGCCAGGTGCGCGTCGAATTCCTGCAGAAGATCCGCGACGAAGAAAAATACATCGACCTGCCGACGCTAACGGCCGCCATCCATCGCGACGCCGACATCGCCCGCGCCTTCTTTGCCCAGCGCATGGCAACCGCCGCCACCGACCGAATTTGA
- the lspA gene encoding signal peptidase II → MATKKIFPTKSSASITPWLCVAALVILIDQLTKITITKTFQLGEEKFITSFFNLVLAYNKGAAFSFLSNSGGWQRYFFTGIGLCAAIFIIYLLKKHSGQRMFAWALSLVLGGALGNVIDRLLYGHVVDFLDFHWQGLGHFPAFNVADSAICVGAALFILDELRRVNK, encoded by the coding sequence ATGGCCACCAAAAAAATCTTCCCGACCAAATCCTCGGCCAGCATCACGCCATGGCTGTGCGTCGCTGCGCTCGTGATCCTGATCGACCAGCTGACCAAGATCACCATCACCAAGACCTTCCAGCTGGGCGAAGAAAAATTCATCACCTCGTTCTTCAACCTGGTGCTGGCGTATAACAAAGGCGCCGCCTTCAGCTTTTTGAGCAATAGCGGCGGCTGGCAGCGTTACTTCTTCACCGGCATCGGCCTGTGCGCCGCCATCTTCATCATCTACCTGCTGAAAAAGCACAGTGGCCAGCGTATGTTCGCGTGGGCGCTGTCGCTGGTGCTGGGCGGTGCGCTGGGCAACGTCATCGACCGCCTGCTGTATGGCCACGTGGTCGATTTCCTCGACTTCCACTGGCAAGGCCTGGGCCACTTCCCGGCTTTCAACGTCGCCGATTCGGCCATTTGCGTCGGCGCCGCCCTGTTCATCCTCGACGAACTGCGCCGGGTGAATAAATAA
- the coaBC gene encoding bifunctional phosphopantothenoylcysteine decarboxylase/phosphopantothenate--cysteine ligase CoaBC produces MELTGKKIVLGLSGGVACYKAAELCRAFTKAGASVQVVMTEAATHFITAVTMQALSGRPVYTDQWDARVNNNMAHIDVTRDADAIIIAPCSTDFIRKLAHGACDDLLSTLCVARPRHVPLLIAPAMNVEMWLNPATQRNVQTLRDDGIAIFGPAAGDQACGEVGFGRMLEPEQLLEEVIAAFQPKVLAGKRILITAGPTFEPIDPVRGITNLSSGKMGYAVARAAREAGAEVMLISGPVALPTPFGVQRINVQSAQQMYDAVMANVDHQHIFIAVAAVADWRIANASDQKLKKNPNGTAPDLKFEQNPDILASVAALTNLAGHPYCVGFAAESENLVKFGADKREKKGIPLLVGNIGHHTFGQDDNTIILFDENGHTILPRADKLTLARQLISEISKRISQHSLFAK; encoded by the coding sequence ATGGAACTGACTGGTAAAAAAATCGTCCTCGGCCTGTCCGGCGGCGTGGCCTGCTACAAGGCGGCGGAACTGTGCCGCGCCTTTACCAAGGCCGGCGCTTCGGTGCAGGTGGTGATGACGGAAGCGGCCACCCACTTCATCACGGCCGTCACCATGCAGGCGCTGTCCGGCCGCCCGGTGTACACCGACCAGTGGGACGCGCGCGTCAACAACAACATGGCCCACATCGACGTCACCCGTGACGCCGACGCCATCATCATCGCGCCCTGCTCAACGGACTTTATCCGCAAGCTGGCGCACGGCGCCTGCGACGACCTGCTGTCAACGCTGTGCGTGGCGCGTCCGCGCCATGTGCCGCTGCTGATCGCACCGGCCATGAACGTCGAGATGTGGCTCAATCCCGCCACCCAGCGCAACGTGCAGACGCTGCGCGACGACGGCATTGCCATCTTCGGCCCGGCGGCCGGCGACCAGGCCTGCGGTGAAGTGGGTTTCGGCCGCATGCTGGAACCGGAACAGCTGCTGGAAGAAGTGATCGCCGCCTTCCAGCCGAAAGTCCTGGCGGGCAAACGCATTTTGATCACCGCCGGCCCGACCTTCGAACCGATCGATCCGGTGCGCGGCATCACCAATCTGTCCTCGGGCAAGATGGGCTACGCCGTGGCGCGCGCCGCGCGCGAAGCCGGCGCCGAAGTCATGCTGATCTCCGGCCCGGTGGCCCTGCCGACGCCTTTCGGCGTCCAGCGCATCAACGTCCAGAGCGCGCAGCAGATGTATGACGCGGTGATGGCCAATGTCGACCACCAGCATATCTTCATCGCGGTGGCGGCGGTGGCCGACTGGCGCATCGCCAACGCCAGCGACCAGAAACTGAAGAAGAACCCGAACGGCACCGCGCCGGACCTGAAGTTCGAGCAGAACCCGGACATCCTGGCCTCGGTGGCCGCGCTGACCAATCTGGCCGGCCATCCGTACTGCGTCGGCTTTGCCGCCGAGTCGGAAAACCTGGTCAAGTTCGGCGCCGACAAGCGCGAGAAAAAAGGCATCCCTCTGCTAGTAGGGAATATCGGCCACCACACCTTCGGTCAGGACGACAACACCATCATCCTGTTCGATGAAAACGGCCACACCATTTTGCCGCGCGCCGACAAACTGACGCTGGCGCGCCAACTGATTTCCGAGATCTCGAAACGCATCTCGCAGCACTCTCTCTTCGCCAAGTAA
- a CDS encoding ExbD/TolR family protein: MSMNVGSPSAGADPEPMMEMNMTPLIDVMLVLIIMMIITIPKANHSVNLNMPVGTPPPPTKEPVVVTIDVDFDGTILWDNAVVPDRATLEAKLTDVAAQADQPEVHLRPNKLVSYKVVAGVMASAQRLGVTKIGLVGNEQFQ; the protein is encoded by the coding sequence ATGAGTATGAATGTGGGCTCCCCTTCCGCAGGCGCGGATCCGGAACCAATGATGGAAATGAATATGACGCCCCTCATCGACGTGATGCTGGTGCTGATTATCATGATGATCATTACGATTCCTAAGGCCAACCACTCGGTGAACCTGAATATGCCAGTCGGCACCCCGCCGCCTCCGACCAAGGAGCCAGTGGTGGTAACGATTGACGTCGACTTCGACGGTACGATTCTGTGGGATAACGCTGTCGTACCTGACCGCGCCACCCTGGAAGCGAAACTGACCGACGTCGCCGCGCAAGCGGATCAGCCGGAAGTGCATCTGCGTCCGAACAAGCTGGTCTCGTACAAAGTTGTCGCAGGCGTCATGGCTTCGGCCCAGCGCTTGGGCGTGACCAAAATTGGTCTGGTCGGTAACGAACAGTTCCAGTAA
- a CDS encoding ExbD/TolR family protein, with amino-acid sequence MSMSVGSDSGDEDQVMSEINTTPLVDIMLVLLIIFLITSPVVLKLIKIKLPEETNQVIQTKPEDVNIVVSKDGDIYWNQRKMRDANELFDNLKVEAVKLPQPEVHVRGDQETKYEAIGKVIFTTQRAGIQKVGFITEPPDKG; translated from the coding sequence ATGTCCATGTCCGTAGGCTCCGATAGCGGAGACGAAGATCAAGTCATGTCAGAAATCAACACGACGCCCCTGGTGGACATCATGTTGGTGCTGCTGATTATCTTCCTGATCACGAGCCCGGTTGTTCTGAAGCTGATCAAGATCAAGCTGCCAGAGGAAACCAACCAGGTTATCCAGACCAAGCCGGAAGACGTCAACATTGTCGTTAGCAAAGATGGCGACATCTATTGGAATCAGCGCAAAATGCGCGACGCCAATGAGCTGTTCGACAATCTGAAGGTGGAAGCTGTGAAACTGCCTCAGCCGGAAGTTCATGTACGTGGCGACCAAGAAACCAAGTACGAAGCCATCGGCAAGGTTATTTTCACCACCCAGCGTGCTGGTATTCAGAAGGTCGGCTTCATCACCGAACCGCCTGATAAGGGTTAA
- the ileS gene encoding isoleucine--tRNA ligase, with protein sequence MSDNKSAKKPESKYPVNMTETPFPMRGDLAKREPNWVQQWQTKKIYERVRKAAAGRPKFILHDGPPYANGDIHLGHAVNKILKDMVIKSRSLAGFDAPYVPGWDCHGMPIEIQIEKLYGKNLPTADVLTKARAYALEQVDRQRKDFIRLGVLGEWQNPYLTMNYSNEADELRALGTMLEKGYVYRGLKPVNWCFDCQSALAEAEVEYQDKRDPAIDVGFKFAEFDKLANAFDLTQLPTHEGYIVIWTTTPWTIPANQALNVNPEVTYALVQTERDGQPLLLILAQDLVESSLARFKLEGVTIATCKGEDLSGISFLHPLHAADTFYNRLSPMYLADYVTTESGTGVVHSAPAYGLDDFISCKAHGMQDDHILTPVMGDGKYVSTLPLFGGMTIWEASKPICNALREAGALFEVKMFDHSYMHCWRHKTPIIYRATSQWFAGMDIKPKDGDASLRETALKGIAETKFFPDWGQARLHGMIANRPDWTLSRQRQWGVPMAFVVHKETGALHPRTPELLEQVAQLIEKSGIDAWLALDLKDLIGEEASDYVKNKDTLDVWFDSGTTHQTVLRGSHKQQLAFPADLYLEGSDQHRGWFHSSLLTSSMLNGAPPYKALLTHGFTVDGEGKKMSKSLGNTLAPQKISDTLGADILRLWIASTDYTGELSISDEILKRVTEAYRRIRNTLRFLLANISDFNHAQDAVPVAELLEIDRYAIANMAALQKEIEAHYEQYEFQPVYSKLQNYCSEDLGGFYLDVLKDRLYTTAVTSHARRSAQTALWHITQSLLRIMAPALSFTAEEAWAIFAGEEAFKASDETIFTQTWWQLPELADGDALLAKYAALRTVRTDVTKQLEDLRTSGAIGSSLQAELGIKAAGDKYQLLASLEDDLKFIFITSLAKVTEVASEAEEAVTVAASTAEKCERCWHYRADVGAHADHPTLCGRCYSNLFGAGEKRKFA encoded by the coding sequence ATGTCCGATAACAAATCCGCAAAAAAGCCTGAAAGCAAATACCCGGTCAATATGACCGAAACCCCGTTCCCGATGCGCGGCGACCTCGCCAAGCGCGAACCGAACTGGGTCCAGCAATGGCAGACCAAGAAGATCTACGAGCGCGTGCGCAAGGCCGCCGCCGGCCGTCCGAAATTCATCCTGCATGACGGCCCACCGTACGCCAACGGCGACATCCACCTGGGCCACGCCGTCAACAAGATCCTCAAGGACATGGTGATCAAATCGCGCTCGCTGGCCGGTTTCGACGCCCCTTACGTGCCGGGCTGGGATTGCCACGGCATGCCGATCGAGATCCAGATCGAAAAGCTGTATGGCAAAAACCTGCCGACCGCCGACGTGCTGACCAAGGCCCGCGCCTACGCGCTGGAACAGGTCGACCGCCAGCGCAAGGACTTCATCCGCTTGGGCGTGCTGGGCGAATGGCAGAACCCTTACCTGACCATGAACTACTCCAACGAGGCCGACGAACTGCGCGCGCTCGGCACCATGCTGGAAAAAGGCTACGTCTATCGCGGCCTGAAGCCGGTCAACTGGTGCTTCGACTGCCAGTCCGCACTGGCCGAAGCGGAAGTGGAATACCAGGACAAGCGCGATCCGGCGATCGACGTCGGCTTCAAGTTCGCTGAATTCGACAAGCTGGCCAACGCCTTCGACCTGACCCAGTTGCCGACGCATGAAGGCTACATCGTCATCTGGACCACCACCCCATGGACCATTCCTGCCAACCAGGCGCTCAACGTCAATCCGGAAGTGACCTACGCGCTGGTGCAGACCGAGCGTGACGGCCAGCCGCTGCTGCTGATCCTGGCGCAAGACCTGGTGGAGTCGTCGCTGGCGCGCTTCAAGCTGGAAGGCGTCACCATCGCCACCTGCAAGGGCGAAGACCTGTCCGGTATCAGCTTCCTGCATCCGCTGCACGCCGCCGACACCTTCTACAACCGCCTGTCGCCGATGTACCTGGCCGACTACGTGACCACCGAGAGCGGCACCGGCGTGGTGCACTCGGCGCCTGCATATGGCCTGGACGACTTCATCTCCTGCAAAGCCCACGGCATGCAGGACGATCACATCCTGACGCCGGTGATGGGCGACGGCAAATACGTCTCGACCCTGCCGCTGTTCGGCGGCATGACCATCTGGGAAGCGTCAAAACCGATCTGCAACGCGCTGCGCGAAGCCGGCGCGCTGTTTGAAGTCAAGATGTTCGACCACAGCTACATGCACTGCTGGCGCCACAAGACCCCGATCATCTACCGCGCCACCTCGCAGTGGTTCGCCGGCATGGACATCAAGCCGAAAGACGGCGACGCCAGCCTGCGCGAGACCGCGCTCAAAGGCATCGCCGAGACCAAGTTCTTCCCGGACTGGGGCCAGGCGCGCCTGCACGGCATGATCGCCAACCGTCCGGACTGGACCCTGTCGCGTCAGCGCCAGTGGGGCGTGCCGATGGCCTTCGTGGTCCACAAGGAAACCGGCGCGCTGCATCCGCGCACGCCGGAACTGCTGGAGCAAGTCGCCCAGCTGATCGAAAAGAGCGGCATCGACGCCTGGCTGGCGCTGGACCTGAAAGACCTGATCGGCGAAGAGGCATCCGACTACGTCAAGAACAAGGACACGCTGGACGTCTGGTTCGACTCCGGCACCACCCACCAGACCGTGCTGCGCGGCTCGCACAAACAGCAGCTGGCCTTCCCGGCCGACCTGTACCTGGAAGGTTCGGACCAGCACCGCGGCTGGTTCCACTCGTCGCTGCTGACCTCCTCGATGCTGAACGGCGCGCCGCCGTACAAAGCGCTGCTGACGCACGGCTTCACCGTCGATGGCGAAGGCAAGAAGATGTCCAAGTCGCTGGGCAACACGCTGGCGCCGCAGAAAATCTCCGACACGCTGGGCGCCGACATTCTGCGCCTGTGGATCGCCTCGACCGACTACACCGGCGAGCTGTCGATCTCGGACGAGATCCTGAAGCGCGTGACGGAAGCCTATCGCCGCATCCGCAACACGTTGCGCTTCCTGCTGGCCAATATCTCCGATTTCAACCACGCGCAAGACGCCGTGCCGGTCGCCGAGCTGCTGGAAATCGACCGCTACGCAATCGCCAACATGGCCGCGCTGCAGAAGGAAATCGAAGCGCACTACGAGCAGTATGAATTCCAGCCGGTTTACTCCAAGCTGCAGAACTACTGCTCGGAAGACCTGGGTGGCTTCTACCTGGACGTGCTGAAAGACCGCCTGTACACCACTGCCGTGACCTCGCACGCGCGCCGCTCGGCGCAGACCGCGCTGTGGCACATCACGCAAAGCCTGCTGCGCATCATGGCGCCGGCGCTGTCGTTCACCGCCGAAGAGGCATGGGCCATCTTCGCCGGCGAAGAAGCCTTCAAGGCCAGCGATGAAACCATCTTCACGCAAACCTGGTGGCAGTTGCCGGAGCTGGCCGACGGCGACGCGCTGCTGGCCAAGTACGCGGCGCTGCGCACAGTGCGCACCGACGTCACCAAACAGCTGGAAGACCTGCGCACCTCGGGCGCGATTGGCTCCTCGCTGCAGGCGGAACTGGGCATCAAGGCCGCCGGCGACAAGTACCAGCTGCTGGCCAGCCTGGAAGATGACCTCAAGTTCATCTTCATCACCTCGCTGGCGAAAGTGACGGAAGTGGCGTCGGAAGCGGAAGAAGCGGTTACCGTGGCCGCGTCGACCGCCGAGAAGTGCGAGCGCTGCTGGCACTACCGCGCCGACGTCGGCGCCCACGCCGACCACCCTACCCTGTGCGGCCGCTGCTACAGCAACCTGTTTGGTGCGGGCGAAAAACGCAAGTTCGCTTAA